A region of the Arthrobacter sp. FW306-07-I genome:
CCGATATCACCGCCGCGGCCGGAACCGTCGAGGAATGGACCCTTATCAACAGCAGCACGATGGACCACGCGTTCCACCTGCACGTCTGGCCCATGCAGGTCGTCGAGCAAAACGGTCAGCGAGACTCCTCCCCCGACTGGCGCGACGTGGTGAACCTACCGGCAAACGGACGGATCACCGTCCGGGTGGCATTCGCGGACTTCCGCGGACGCTCCGCCTACCACTGCCACATCCTGGACCACGAGGATCTTGGCATGATGGGCGCTATTGAGGTTCGGTGAGCAATCGGCACCCTGCAGGGCAACCATCCAGGCCCCTAACGAGGCGTCAAAATTGAGTAGTTAGTACTCATGACACGGCGCGTAGCCGGTGCGAAAGTGGATTCTATAGCTCCATCACGTCACAAGAGGAACCACCATGGCAGCAAAACGGCGTCGCTCGCGCAGCAAGGGCGGCGGCACTATCGGGTGCGCCCCCTTCCTGGTCCTGATCGTCATAGCCATCATCATCAAATTCTGGTGGGTCATCCTCATCAGCCTGGGTGTGGTGGCAGTGACGGTGGCGCTGGTCCGCACTACGAAGGCTCCGGCCCGTCCGGCTCCGATACCCCCACCTAAGCCGCAACCCGTCATTGCCGCACCCCATGTACCCGTTGGCGGCGACGACCTCACAGCCCACATGCGCAACCAAAAACGGGCCGGCCGCGAACGGGACCTGCAGGAATGGGACTACGAGTGGATCCGGCTGGCCCATCCAGGCAAGAGCCTCCGCGAAGTCAATGAAATCGCGAACGCCCACTTCGCGCGCGGCCGCTCCATCGGCATCAACTGGGGTGAGCCTTCCGGCCCATGAGTCCCGGCCAACCATGCATTCCCGCCCAGTTACTCTTCCGCTCCTCCAGCGGCGCGCCGTGAGGGACGGCGTGCCCTTGGCTGTGCACCCGGGCGGCCGGGAGTAACTGGGCTGGAACGCACACCTACCCCGAAATGGTTTCGCTGCTGCGGCCGTGCTGAAGGCCCGTTGCGAACCCGATCGTCACGGGTACCGGTGCCGGCGCCGCGCAGCAGGATTCGCCGACAGAATCACCGGCATCATCCGAGTCACTGGGGATGCTGGTGGAGCACACCCCGGTTTCCGGCAGTTCGAGTTCCACGGCGTCCGCGGCCTCGGTGTCTCCGGCCAGGGCTGCGGCGATGGAGCGGACCTGCTCGTACCCGGTGGCCATCAGGAAGGTGGGCGCCCGGCCGTAGGACTTCATGCCGGCCAGGTAGAAGTCCGTCTCCGGCTGGGCCAGGATGCGGGCGCCGTGGGCAGGGACGGTTCCGCAGCTGTGGAAATCGGGATCGATCAGCGGGCCGAGGTCTTTGGGTGCCTCCACCGCCGGGTCCAGGTCCAGGCGCAGCTCGGAGAGCATGGCCAGGTCCGGGCGGAAACCGGTAGTGGGAATGACGCGGTCCACCTCAACAGCGCGGCCGTCCGTTGAGTGCACTGTCACCGCGCCGTCATGCATGCCGATGGAAGCGGTGTGGAAGTCCGTCAGGAGCTGGACGGCACCCGTGTCGACGGCGGTGCGGAGCCTCGCGCCGAGCTGGCCGCGGGCGGGCAGCTGGTCGGCATCTCCGCCCCCGTAGGCCCGGGCGGGTGTGGCCGCGCGGATGGCCCAGAGCACCTCGGTGCCGGGATTGGCGCGGGCCAGCCGGGCCAGGTCAAGGACCATGTTGGCCGCCGAATGGCCGGAACCTATCACCAGGGTGCGGCGGCCGGCGAAACCACCAGCTGAAACATCGGGCAGTGGCCCCGTGACCAGGCCCGCCGCCCGGGCCTCTGCCTCGCCGGGGGCGGGCAACCCTGACGATCCCAGCGGCGCCGGGGTGCTCCAGGTGCCGGAAGTATCCACCACGGCGCGGGCAAGCACCTGGGTGACCTTGCCGCCGTCGTGCTCTATCCGCAGCAGGAACGGGGCAGTGTCCCGGCCCTGGCTCCTGCCCTTGTCCATGCCCTGCCGGCTGACGGCCACCACACGCGCCCCGGTCCTGATTCGGTCCTTCAGTTCCGGCGTTGCGGCCAGCGGTTCCAGGTACTCGGACACGATCTGGGCGCCGTACGGCAGGGCGGTGGGCCGGGGCGCTTCCCACCCGGAGCGTTCCAGCAACCGGACCGAGGCAGCGTCCAGGTTGTACTTCCACGTGGAAAAGACGCGGACGTGGCCCCACTGGCGGATGGCAGCGCCAACAGTTGGGCCTGCCTCAAGGACCAATGGCTCCAGCCCGCGTTCCAGCAGGTGCGCGGCCGCGGCCAGGCCGACGGGTCCGGCGCCGATCACGGCAACAGGCAGGGACTGCAGGGACTCGGGCGATGTAGGTTCCGGCGATGTCATGGCATGCTCCAATTCAGCTCTGGGCAGGAATGAGGGAGGCGATCAGGGCTTCCACCCGGGTCCTGATCTGGTCGCGGATGG
Encoded here:
- a CDS encoding NAD(P)-binding domain-containing protein; its protein translation is MTSPEPTSPESLQSLPVAVIGAGPVGLAAAAHLLERGLEPLVLEAGPTVGAAIRQWGHVRVFSTWKYNLDAASVRLLERSGWEAPRPTALPYGAQIVSEYLEPLAATPELKDRIRTGARVVAVSRQGMDKGRSQGRDTAPFLLRIEHDGGKVTQVLARAVVDTSGTWSTPAPLGSSGLPAPGEAEARAAGLVTGPLPDVSAGGFAGRRTLVIGSGHSAANMVLDLARLARANPGTEVLWAIRAATPARAYGGGDADQLPARGQLGARLRTAVDTGAVQLLTDFHTASIGMHDGAVTVHSTDGRAVEVDRVIPTTGFRPDLAMLSELRLDLDPAVEAPKDLGPLIDPDFHSCGTVPAHGARILAQPETDFYLAGMKSYGRAPTFLMATGYEQVRSIAAALAGDTEAADAVELELPETGVCSTSIPSDSDDAGDSVGESCCAAPAPVPVTIGFATGLQHGRSSETISG